In Vigna unguiculata cultivar IT97K-499-35 chromosome 3, ASM411807v1, whole genome shotgun sequence, a single genomic region encodes these proteins:
- the LOC114179854 gene encoding uncharacterized protein LOC114179854, whose translation MSATVTLTLNLCPSSSIVTASHLSPHCYSFKSIPNPNINAFFSFSLSLSLFHHGRVGTCKKLVPKPFPSRRTWLYGHMNRDPDTTSPSYELEKGLALFGSDEELATQIPTQVQSVVEGSGSIRVSEFKPVPDVDYLQELLAIQQQGPRAIGFFGTRNMGFMHQELIEILSYAMVITKNHIYTSGASGTNAAVIRGALRAEKPELLTVILPQSLSKQPPESQELLSKVKNVIEKPHNDHLPLIEASRLCNMDIISHVQQVICFAFHDSRLLMETCQEAKNLRKIVTLFYLD comes from the exons ATGAGTGCAACAGTGACTCTAACTCTGAACCTATGCCCTAGTTCCTCCATCGTCACCGCCTCTCATCTCTCTCCGCATTGCTATTCCTTCAAGAGCATACCAAACCCTAATATCAATGCCTTCTTCAGcttctccctctctctctctctgtttcATCACGGACGCGTCGGTACCTGCAAGAAGCTCGTACCCAAACCATTCCCCTCAAGACGGACG TGGCTTTATGGACATATGAATAGAGATCCAGATACAACCAGCCCAAGTTATGAATTGGAGAAGGGGTTGGCCTTATTTGGTTCCGATGAAGAACTGGCAACACAAATTCCAACTCAGGTCCAATCAGTTGTTGAAGGATCTGGGTCAATTCGTGTATCAGAGTTCAAACCTGTTCCTGATGTTGATTATCTGCAG GAGTTATTGGCCATTCAACAACAAGGACCTAGAGCTATTGGCTTTTTTGGAACACGGAACATGGGATTCATGCACCAGGAACTAATTGAGATTCTTAGCTATGCTATGGTTATAACT aaaaatcatatatatacatCTGGAGCATCTGGGACTAATGCTGCTGTTATCCGAGGTGCTTTAAGGGCAGAGAAACCAGAGTTGCTTACAGTTATATTACCACAAAGTTTAAGCAAACAGCCTCCCGAGAGTCAGGAGCTATTGTCCAAA GTGAAAAATGTCATAGAAAAGCCCCATAATGATCATCTACCTCTAATAGAAGCCAGCAG GTTATGCAATATGGACATCATTTCACACGTGCAGCAAGTGATTTGTTTTGCTTTCCATGACAGTAGGTTGCTTATGGAAACTTGTCAAGAAGCAAAAAATTTGCGGAAGATTGTGACGCTTTTCTACCTCGATTGA